In Persicimonas caeni, a single window of DNA contains:
- a CDS encoding urate hydroxylase PuuD, giving the protein MTPHFNEWLDLTIRWLHVIAGVAWIGTSFYFVWLENLLERGKDSLPEGVEGDLWAVHGGGFYHLKKFEVAPDELPETLHWFKWEAYFTWIFGLSLLIVVYYLNAGSMMIDPGVADITSTTAVAIGAGSIVGGWVVYDVLCRTPLLKRPTLFLAVMYGLMVASAFILSEVLSARAAYIHIGAMIGTMMAGNVFFVIIPNQKKMVQAAEEGREPEASDGQYASLRSRHNNYFTLPVLFIMVSNHFPSTYGNEYGWAILAGLSAIGIAVRHHFNVRHKTNKWAWTMAAALVGMVALGLVTSPGFGKADEQKALEQMEPVAFQEVQGIINARCVQCHSQNPTDDVFKVPQGVVFDTPADIKKYAPRIKVRTYDQKTMPIANKTGMTDEERKILGAWVVQGAKIE; this is encoded by the coding sequence ATGACTCCCCACTTCAATGAGTGGCTCGATCTGACGATCCGTTGGCTGCACGTCATCGCCGGCGTGGCCTGGATCGGCACCTCGTTTTATTTCGTTTGGCTCGAAAACCTGCTCGAGCGCGGCAAGGACAGCTTACCGGAGGGCGTCGAAGGCGATCTGTGGGCTGTGCACGGCGGGGGATTCTACCACCTCAAGAAGTTTGAAGTCGCCCCCGATGAGCTCCCCGAGACGCTGCACTGGTTCAAGTGGGAAGCGTACTTCACGTGGATTTTCGGCCTGTCGCTGCTCATCGTGGTCTACTACTTGAATGCCGGCTCGATGATGATCGATCCGGGCGTGGCCGACATCACGAGCACGACCGCCGTGGCCATCGGCGCCGGCTCGATCGTAGGCGGCTGGGTGGTCTACGACGTGTTGTGCCGCACGCCCTTGCTCAAGCGTCCGACCCTCTTCTTGGCCGTGATGTATGGGCTAATGGTCGCCTCGGCGTTCATTCTGTCGGAGGTGCTCAGCGCGCGTGCAGCGTACATCCATATCGGCGCGATGATCGGCACGATGATGGCCGGCAACGTCTTCTTCGTGATCATCCCGAACCAAAAGAAGATGGTTCAAGCCGCCGAGGAAGGACGCGAGCCGGAGGCCAGCGACGGCCAGTACGCCTCGCTGCGCTCGCGCCACAACAACTACTTCACGCTGCCCGTGCTCTTCATCATGGTCAGCAACCACTTCCCAAGCACCTACGGCAACGAGTACGGCTGGGCGATCTTGGCCGGCCTGTCGGCCATTGGCATCGCTGTGCGCCACCACTTCAACGTGCGCCACAAGACCAACAAGTGGGCCTGGACGATGGCCGCAGCCTTGGTCGGCATGGTCGCGCTGGGACTGGTGACCTCGCCGGGCTTCGGCAAAGCTGACGAACAAAAGGCGCTCGAGCAGATGGAGCCCGTGGCCTTCCAAGAGGTGCAGGGCATCATCAACGCACGTTGCGTGCAGTGCCACTCGCAGAACCCGACCGACGATGTGTTCAAGGTCCCGCAGGGCGTCGTGTTCGACACCCCGGCGGACATCAAAAAGTACGCCCCGCGCATCAAGGTGCGGACCTACGACCAGAAGACGATGCCTATCGCGAACAAGACCGGGATGACTGACGAAGAGCGCAAGATCTTGGGCGCTTGGGTCGTTCAAGGAGCCAAGATCGAGTAG
- a CDS encoding regulatory protein RecX encodes MTSFDKPSDDKDEPKLSDVEASALRILAGRPHAQGELERKLRKRDYPDELIAEVCRRMREFGYLDDEQFAEDQAAILKRKGWGPRQIGYKLGNTGLDDVVVDEAIANLGSARDWQEACRERVRSKYRCEPGELDFDGRKKAFRHLKYRGFRESTIRRVLFD; translated from the coding sequence ATGACCAGCTTCGACAAGCCATCAGACGACAAAGACGAGCCCAAGCTGAGCGACGTCGAGGCGTCCGCGTTGCGGATTTTGGCAGGACGGCCCCACGCCCAGGGCGAGTTGGAGCGCAAGTTGCGCAAGCGTGACTACCCGGACGAGCTCATCGCCGAGGTGTGCAGGCGCATGCGCGAATTCGGCTATCTCGACGACGAGCAGTTCGCCGAAGATCAGGCGGCGATTCTCAAACGCAAGGGCTGGGGGCCGCGCCAGATCGGCTATAAACTTGGCAATACGGGGCTCGATGACGTGGTCGTCGACGAGGCCATCGCCAATCTCGGCAGCGCGAGGGACTGGCAGGAGGCATGTCGCGAGCGCGTCCGCTCGAAATACCGCTGCGAGCCCGGCGAGCTCGACTTCGACGGGCGCAAAAAGGCATTTCGCCACCTCAAGTACCGCGGCTTTCGCGAGTCGACCATCCGCCGCGTCCTCTTTGACTGA
- a CDS encoding glycosyltransferase family 2 protein has product MNKRPETEIADLDEQREVDVTIVIPIYNEEGILSASIADLTEKLDNDPRWNNSYQIILAENGSTDNTIAVAKELMERHPELELMHNPEPDYGLALRRGILAAKGEYVICDEIDLCDTDFYVRALGKMRDEGFDLVVGSKALKESSDRRPLYRRLATRVLNSLLHIFLGFKGTDTHGLKAFKRKRLLDVIDRCVVNKDLFASEFVIRAERMNFRMTEIPLTVVEKRQPSINLFRRVPNVLKNLARLVWVIRIRHRQ; this is encoded by the coding sequence ATGAATAAACGACCGGAAACCGAAATCGCGGACCTGGACGAGCAGCGCGAAGTCGACGTCACCATCGTCATCCCCATCTACAACGAGGAGGGGATTCTGTCGGCGTCCATCGCCGACCTGACCGAAAAGCTCGACAACGACCCGCGCTGGAACAACAGCTACCAGATTATCCTGGCCGAAAATGGCTCGACGGATAACACGATCGCGGTCGCCAAAGAGCTCATGGAGCGCCACCCCGAGCTCGAGCTGATGCACAACCCGGAGCCGGACTACGGCCTGGCGCTGCGCCGAGGCATCCTGGCGGCCAAAGGCGAGTACGTCATCTGTGACGAGATCGACCTGTGCGACACCGATTTCTACGTGCGCGCGCTCGGCAAGATGCGCGACGAGGGCTTCGACCTGGTGGTGGGCAGCAAGGCGCTCAAAGAATCCTCCGATCGCCGCCCGCTGTACCGGCGTTTGGCCACGCGCGTGCTCAATTCGTTGCTGCACATCTTCTTGGGCTTCAAGGGCACCGACACCCACGGACTCAAGGCCTTCAAGCGCAAGCGCCTGCTCGACGTGATCGATCGCTGCGTGGTCAACAAAGACCTGTTCGCCAGCGAGTTTGTCATTCGAGCCGAGCGCATGAACTTCCGCATGACCGAGATCCCGCTGACGGTCGTCGAGAAGCGCCAGCCGTCGATCAACCTGTTTCGGCGCGTGCCCAACGTGCTCAAGAACCTCGCCCGGCTCGTCTGGGTTATCCGTATTCGTCACCGGCAATAA
- a CDS encoding polysaccharide deacetylase family protein, which translates to MSEPAANGASSPPRACLTVDLDSLRFYRDIHGLDRRRDGGPDAAYTVGVRRLLDFFADHHVPATLFVVGRDAEQPAHAELLAEAVSKGFELGNHSYSHFYDLPQRPLEIRERELALGEEAIEAAGGRRPVGYRAPGYNITEDLLQLVASRGYLYDSSVFPCPPYYFAKGAIMAWQRLRSRPSRSAMTPASNLLAPIGPYRPSRDKLWKPDERSRMPVEVPMCLVPGLRFPIIGTSLHLLGESGFNAVYPLLAGAYDEIFQLEFHAIDFMDADDVDSPELVAAQPDLRVPWEKKRALYTHVITRLREKYIFTTLEDAVRALA; encoded by the coding sequence ATGAGCGAACCCGCAGCCAACGGCGCCTCCTCGCCGCCCCGCGCGTGCCTGACGGTCGATCTCGACTCCCTTCGCTTCTATCGAGACATCCATGGGCTGGATCGACGCCGAGATGGCGGCCCCGACGCCGCCTACACGGTCGGGGTGCGCCGGCTGCTCGACTTTTTCGCCGACCATCACGTGCCGGCGACCCTGTTCGTCGTCGGACGCGACGCCGAGCAGCCCGCCCACGCCGAGTTGTTGGCCGAAGCCGTCTCGAAGGGATTCGAGCTCGGAAACCACAGCTACTCGCATTTCTACGATTTGCCGCAGCGACCGCTCGAGATTCGCGAGCGCGAACTCGCGTTGGGTGAAGAGGCGATCGAGGCCGCCGGCGGGCGGCGTCCGGTCGGCTACCGCGCCCCCGGCTACAATATCACCGAAGATCTCCTGCAACTCGTCGCCTCGCGCGGCTACCTGTACGACTCGTCGGTCTTTCCCTGCCCACCCTACTACTTCGCCAAAGGCGCCATCATGGCCTGGCAGCGGCTTCGAAGTCGGCCCAGCCGAAGCGCGATGACGCCCGCGTCCAACTTGCTCGCCCCCATCGGGCCCTATCGCCCCTCACGCGACAAGCTTTGGAAGCCGGACGAGCGCTCGCGCATGCCGGTCGAAGTGCCGATGTGCCTGGTGCCGGGTCTGCGCTTTCCAATCATCGGTACCAGCTTGCATCTGCTCGGCGAGTCGGGCTTCAACGCCGTCTACCCGCTTCTTGCCGGAGCCTACGACGAGATTTTCCAGCTCGAGTTTCACGCGATCGACTTCATGGACGCCGACGACGTCGACTCCCCCGAACTCGTCGCCGCCCAACCCGACCTGCGCGTGCCGTGGGAAAAGAAGCGTGCCCTCTACACCCACGTCATCACGCGGCTTCGCGAAAAGTATATCTTCACGACGCTCGAAGACGCCGTGCGCGCTCTTGCTTGA
- a CDS encoding tetratricopeptide repeat protein, with protein MRGLRGSGRSTKNKWWRLMGASALAGVMLVGSACSTTSGAKTLDGTPTAEERLELDPMLIRAGANGEGETIDVTEVFKMAYEAYSDRRYEKAAKHYVLVVEYFKDSKYYLPALYNAGLSYEKLERWQPAAKYYRQIIDEHPEEKDAKDAYYRLANAYEKMGEHQMVVELMTEVLLRKELSNFDRCEAYVRRSNSLLELEDWKEAEQGYTTMLELNEKAAATERLSDDSHLVVQAHFGLGRSYHERVRDIELVLPTERMGQDLEKKGELFTRAQLYYIEALRHHHPQWSMAAGYMIGKLYEDFYTDIFNAEIPDDLDREHVALYFEELQKHIRPLMERAVQVYEKNLSLSRRIGTSDEQNEWVAQTSQKLERLRHFLDDPITQRRAEMLVAHGHTVKTPWDPQATATDLVDIAVKQAAEEAHGESAAKLEKKAEGPDS; from the coding sequence ATGCGGGGATTGAGAGGCTCGGGGCGAAGCACGAAGAACAAGTGGTGGCGGCTGATGGGGGCATCGGCGCTCGCCGGGGTGATGCTGGTGGGCTCGGCGTGTTCGACGACCTCGGGCGCGAAGACGCTCGATGGCACGCCGACGGCCGAGGAGCGACTCGAACTCGATCCGATGTTGATTCGGGCGGGCGCAAACGGCGAGGGCGAGACGATCGACGTCACCGAGGTCTTCAAGATGGCCTACGAGGCGTACTCGGATCGGCGCTACGAAAAGGCCGCCAAGCACTATGTGCTGGTCGTCGAGTACTTCAAAGACAGCAAATACTATCTGCCGGCGCTCTACAACGCCGGGTTGAGCTACGAGAAGCTCGAGCGTTGGCAGCCCGCGGCCAAGTATTACCGCCAGATCATCGACGAACACCCCGAAGAGAAAGACGCCAAGGACGCCTACTATCGCCTGGCGAACGCCTACGAGAAGATGGGCGAGCACCAAATGGTCGTCGAATTGATGACCGAGGTGCTGCTTCGCAAGGAGCTGAGTAACTTCGACCGGTGTGAAGCGTATGTGCGCCGCTCGAATTCGTTGCTCGAACTCGAGGACTGGAAGGAAGCCGAGCAGGGCTACACCACGATGCTCGAGCTCAACGAGAAGGCCGCGGCGACCGAGCGGCTCTCGGATGATTCACACCTGGTGGTGCAGGCGCATTTCGGCCTCGGGCGCTCGTATCACGAGCGGGTGCGCGATATCGAACTGGTCCTGCCGACCGAGCGCATGGGCCAAGATCTCGAGAAGAAAGGCGAGTTGTTCACCCGCGCTCAGCTCTACTACATCGAGGCGCTGCGCCACCATCACCCGCAATGGTCGATGGCCGCCGGCTACATGATCGGCAAGCTGTACGAGGATTTCTACACGGACATCTTCAACGCCGAGATCCCCGACGACCTCGACCGTGAGCACGTGGCGCTGTATTTCGAGGAGCTCCAAAAGCATATCCGCCCGCTGATGGAGCGCGCGGTGCAGGTCTACGAAAAAAACCTGTCGCTGTCGCGGCGTATCGGCACCAGCGACGAGCAAAACGAGTGGGTCGCCCAGACCTCCCAGAAGCTCGAGCGGCTGCGCCACTTCCTCGACGATCCCATCACCCAGCGCCGCGCCGAAATGCTCGTCGCCCACGGTCACACGGTCAAGACGCCGTGGGACCCGCAGGCCACGGCGACCGACCTGGTCGACATCGCCGTCAAACAAGCGGCTGAAGAGGCACATGGCGAGAGCGCCGCGAAGCTGGAAAAAAAGGCGGAGGGGCCGGATTCGTAA
- a CDS encoding ArsA family ATPase — translation MEADREAFSKLIAGRELVVCAGSGGVGKTTTSAVIALHAAVEGRKVLVLTIDPAKRLANSLGVSSLENTPQRIPLDQFREHGLEPKGELWGMMLDMKQSFDHLVDRYSASEENRQEILNNKIYKYFSTSLAGTQEYAAAERLLELHTEEDYDLIVLDTPPTTHALDFLEAPVRLADAVENKALQWIYKPNLLTGRSGLGLFSAGTSYVVKALSKFTGTAFLDELAVFLRNFSSMFEGFRDRANQVRELLMGDKATFVVVTAPDPLQLDEALFFYEQLGTRQQVAVGGFVVNRVHPNWVPEAELKRPLVSLMNELEALEEPVGALSEETRRELAENLRENAAEFYTLALKDAGSLLRLREEIPQSIPMVQVPFFAQDIHSLEGLSRVREAIFGA, via the coding sequence ATGGAAGCTGATCGCGAAGCATTTTCGAAGCTGATCGCCGGACGTGAGCTGGTGGTTTGCGCCGGTTCGGGTGGTGTGGGCAAGACGACCACCAGCGCCGTCATCGCGCTCCACGCAGCCGTCGAGGGCCGAAAGGTTCTCGTACTGACGATCGATCCGGCCAAGCGCCTGGCCAATAGCCTGGGCGTCAGTTCCTTGGAGAATACCCCGCAACGCATCCCGCTCGACCAGTTTCGCGAGCACGGACTCGAGCCCAAAGGGGAGCTGTGGGGGATGATGCTCGACATGAAGCAGTCGTTCGATCACCTGGTCGATCGCTACTCGGCCAGCGAGGAGAACCGGCAAGAGATCCTCAACAACAAGATCTACAAGTACTTCTCCACGAGCTTGGCCGGCACCCAAGAGTATGCCGCGGCCGAGCGGCTCTTGGAGTTGCACACCGAAGAGGATTACGACCTCATCGTGCTCGACACCCCGCCGACGACCCACGCGCTCGACTTTCTGGAGGCGCCGGTGCGCTTGGCCGACGCCGTCGAGAACAAGGCGCTTCAGTGGATCTACAAGCCCAACCTTCTGACCGGCCGCAGTGGCCTGGGCCTGTTTTCGGCAGGGACGTCTTACGTCGTCAAAGCGCTGAGCAAATTTACCGGCACCGCCTTTCTCGACGAGTTGGCCGTCTTTTTGCGCAATTTCTCGTCGATGTTCGAGGGATTTCGCGACCGCGCCAACCAGGTGCGCGAGCTGCTGATGGGCGACAAGGCGACCTTCGTGGTGGTCACCGCCCCCGATCCGCTGCAGCTCGACGAGGCGCTGTTCTTCTACGAGCAACTCGGCACCCGTCAGCAGGTGGCGGTGGGTGGTTTCGTGGTCAACCGCGTACATCCCAACTGGGTGCCCGAAGCGGAGCTCAAACGCCCGCTCGTCAGCCTGATGAACGAACTCGAAGCCCTCGAAGAGCCTGTCGGCGCGCTGTCTGAAGAGACGCGTCGCGAACTCGCCGAGAACCTGCGCGAGAACGCCGCCGAGTTCTACACCCTGGCGCTCAAAGACGCCGGCAGCCTCCTGCGCCTGCGCGAGGAGATCCCTCAATCCATCCCCATGGTTCAAGTGCCCTTCTTCGCTCAAGACATCCACAGTCTCGAAGGCCTGAGCCGCGTGCGCGAAGCGATCTTCGGCGCCTGA
- a CDS encoding ArsA family ATPase, producing the protein MSLQDQRFVLFSGKGGVGKTVISSAYALSCARRGERTLLMELNVKDKVSSFFGSSSVGSDIVEVEDNLFAVNVTPDAALEEYGLMILKVKLIYKAVFENRIISSFLRSIPGLNDLLMLGKAYFHATEVATDGSYVWDKVVVDAPATGHGLFFLQIPSVITGFISSGHMYEEAKRIQDLLQDPAKTALNLVTLPEEMPVNETLMMRDELQERMGLATTSIIANGVYPPLFSQEQYDWIDEARDAVAPDSELLGGFLDAASFRGQRVDLQNEYLERLENEVDLPLYYVPYHFTDRVTFPVISKIADQLAAQISGEQEPTALSAQ; encoded by the coding sequence TTGAGCCTTCAAGACCAACGCTTCGTGCTTTTCTCCGGCAAGGGTGGCGTCGGAAAGACGGTCATCTCGTCGGCCTACGCGCTCAGCTGCGCGCGGCGCGGTGAGCGTACGCTGTTGATGGAGCTCAACGTCAAAGACAAAGTGAGCTCCTTTTTCGGCTCGTCGTCCGTGGGAAGTGACATCGTGGAGGTCGAGGACAACCTCTTCGCGGTCAACGTCACCCCGGACGCTGCGCTGGAGGAGTACGGCCTGATGATCTTGAAGGTCAAGCTCATCTACAAGGCCGTGTTCGAGAACCGCATCATCAGCTCCTTTCTGCGCTCGATTCCCGGCCTCAACGACCTGTTGATGCTCGGCAAGGCCTATTTTCACGCCACCGAGGTCGCCACCGACGGCTCGTACGTGTGGGACAAGGTCGTGGTCGACGCGCCGGCGACCGGCCACGGGCTCTTCTTTTTGCAGATCCCGTCGGTCATCACCGGGTTTATCAGCTCGGGGCATATGTACGAGGAGGCCAAGCGCATCCAAGACCTGCTCCAAGATCCGGCGAAAACGGCGTTGAACCTGGTGACGCTGCCCGAGGAAATGCCGGTCAACGAGACGCTGATGATGCGCGACGAGCTCCAAGAGCGCATGGGGCTGGCGACGACCTCGATCATCGCCAACGGCGTTTACCCGCCGCTTTTCAGCCAAGAACAATACGACTGGATCGACGAGGCGCGTGACGCCGTGGCCCCCGACAGCGAGCTGCTCGGCGGCTTTTTGGACGCGGCGTCGTTTCGCGGCCAGCGCGTCGACTTGCAGAACGAGTACCTCGAGCGCCTCGAGAACGAGGTCGATCTGCCGCTGTATTACGTGCCGTATCACTTCACCGACCGCGTCACGTTCCCGGTCATCTCGAAAATCGCCGACCAGCTCGCCGCCCAGATTTCGGGCGAACAAGAGCCGACTGCCCTCTCAGCGCAATGA
- the ygfZ gene encoding CAF17-like 4Fe-4S cluster assembly/insertion protein YgfZ — protein MSRTKAFKEQLDEHGAKWSEWRAVEVVGDFGDPDTEYHAVRGEGLGLADHSWRETLVVTGSDAVPWLQGLVTSDLFQLAEEGSGQITTAVNQVGRLIAEARVLHMPEMLVLDLEPGVLEAGLLSHLRRHIITEDVTLVDRSEQTARVSLYGEQAAELLDRVCDTEHRVTSLEEFAGTWGAMGDEDVVIQRVPLTGGPGFDVSCASEAADRVWRTLIDANDAVTPVGFDTLETLRIEAGVPRFGKELTEERIPLEAGLDHAISFNKGCYLGQEIIARLDTRGTPARLLRTLVLGEGAAPRVGADIEREGKVVGQVVSSVWSPRLQKPIALGYVKRNHNEVGTDVEVEARPASVEALGYALASTSAKV, from the coding sequence ATGAGCAGAACGAAGGCATTCAAAGAGCAGCTCGACGAGCACGGCGCCAAGTGGAGTGAGTGGCGTGCGGTCGAGGTCGTCGGTGATTTTGGCGATCCGGATACCGAGTATCACGCGGTGCGCGGCGAGGGGCTGGGGTTGGCAGACCACTCCTGGCGCGAAACACTGGTGGTCACCGGCAGCGATGCTGTGCCGTGGCTGCAGGGGCTCGTGACCAGCGATTTGTTCCAGTTGGCTGAGGAAGGCTCCGGCCAGATCACCACGGCGGTCAACCAGGTCGGCAGGCTCATCGCCGAAGCGCGCGTCCTCCATATGCCCGAGATGTTGGTGCTCGACCTCGAGCCGGGTGTGCTCGAGGCGGGACTCTTGTCGCACCTTCGCCGGCACATCATCACCGAAGACGTCACGCTGGTCGACCGCAGCGAGCAGACCGCGCGTGTGAGCCTGTACGGCGAGCAGGCCGCCGAGCTGCTCGACAGGGTGTGTGACACCGAGCATCGGGTGACGTCCCTGGAGGAGTTCGCGGGCACCTGGGGCGCGATGGGCGACGAGGATGTCGTCATCCAGCGCGTGCCGCTGACAGGAGGGCCGGGCTTCGACGTCTCTTGTGCCAGCGAAGCAGCCGACCGGGTGTGGCGGACCCTGATCGACGCCAACGACGCGGTCACGCCGGTGGGCTTCGATACGCTCGAGACCCTTCGCATCGAGGCGGGTGTGCCGAGGTTTGGCAAAGAGCTGACTGAGGAGCGTATCCCGCTGGAAGCCGGACTCGACCACGCCATCTCGTTCAATAAAGGCTGCTACTTGGGCCAAGAGATCATCGCGCGGCTCGACACCCGCGGCACTCCGGCCCGATTGCTGCGCACGCTGGTGCTCGGAGAAGGCGCGGCGCCGCGCGTGGGTGCCGATATCGAGCGCGAGGGCAAGGTCGTCGGGCAGGTGGTCAGCTCGGTATGGTCCCCGCGCCTGCAAAAGCCGATCGCTCTGGGCTACGTCAAGCGCAACCACAACGAGGTCGGCACCGACGTCGAGGTTGAAGCTCGTCCGGCCAGCGTCGAGGCGCTGGGATATGCGCTTGCTTCCACGTCAGCCAAGGTTTAA
- a CDS encoding isoprenyl transferase: protein MPKNSPKPARSTGELSDLTVDELLLSDYEGPIPTHVAVIMDGNGRWAQQRGMRRIKGHRQGAHSVRRVVEACRYLGVEALTLYAFSTQNWGRPEDEVTGLMTLFDLYIKKERERLMRNGVRIQVIGQRSQLGRRLRKSITDLEEATADNRDLLLQVAVSYGGREEILQAARNLAKAAVDGALAPDDITEATFEEQLYTSGAPDPDLVIRTSGELRISNFLLWQIAYSELYVTDVLWPDFDEAQLLRAFDSFGGRERRFGKTREQIKQSD from the coding sequence ATGCCGAAGAACTCTCCCAAACCCGCTCGTTCGACCGGTGAGCTGAGCGACCTGACGGTCGATGAACTGTTGCTCTCCGACTACGAGGGACCGATCCCCACCCACGTCGCCGTGATCATGGACGGCAACGGTCGCTGGGCGCAGCAACGCGGCATGCGCCGCATCAAAGGCCACCGCCAGGGCGCCCACTCGGTGCGTCGCGTCGTCGAGGCGTGCCGCTACTTGGGCGTCGAGGCGCTCACGCTGTACGCCTTTAGCACGCAAAACTGGGGACGCCCCGAAGACGAAGTCACCGGGCTGATGACGCTGTTCGACCTCTACATCAAAAAGGAGCGCGAGCGCCTGATGCGAAACGGGGTGCGAATCCAAGTCATCGGCCAGCGCTCACAGCTCGGCCGGCGCCTGCGCAAGTCGATCACCGATCTCGAAGAGGCCACCGCCGACAATCGTGACCTGTTGTTGCAGGTGGCGGTGAGCTACGGCGGCCGTGAGGAGATCCTGCAGGCCGCGCGCAACCTCGCCAAGGCTGCCGTCGACGGCGCCCTCGCCCCCGACGATATCACCGAAGCCACCTTCGAAGAGCAGCTCTACACCAGCGGCGCCCCCGACCCCGATTTGGTCATCCGCACCAGCGGTGAGCTGCGCATCAGCAACTTCTTGCTCTGGCAGATTGCCTACAGCGAGCTGTACGTGACCGACGTGCTGTGGCCCGACTTCGACGAGGCGCAACTACTGCGCGCCTTCGACTCGTTTGGCGGCCGCGAGCGCCGCTTCGGCAAGACCAGGGAACAAATCAAACAATCCGACTAG
- the thiD gene encoding bifunctional hydroxymethylpyrimidine kinase/phosphomethylpyrimidine kinase has translation MSDFLSALTGDMTGEKKEETPHPVALTIAGSDSGGGAGIQADLKAFAACGVHGASVLTLVTAQNTQGVSGLEMLPEHLVRAQFEAVMGDLRPAAAKTGALGSEAVIGTVAEALSERPIDKLVVDPVIVSKHGDPLMPERAQRMIRDRMLEGAMLVTPNRHEAEALCGREVGNVASMKEAAKRIYDFGVQHVLIKGAHFDKIVRDIFFDGTGFIEFGADRIDSSRVHGSGCVYSAVITARLALEDELPEAIGFARDFISKAIENAPLVGRGIAPVNPMHEYWT, from the coding sequence ATGAGCGATTTTCTTTCGGCCCTTACGGGCGACATGACGGGCGAGAAGAAAGAAGAGACGCCGCATCCCGTGGCCCTGACGATCGCCGGCAGCGACAGCGGCGGCGGCGCGGGCATCCAAGCGGACCTGAAGGCCTTCGCGGCGTGCGGCGTCCACGGAGCCTCCGTGCTCACGCTTGTGACCGCCCAGAACACCCAGGGCGTCTCGGGCTTGGAAATGCTCCCCGAGCATCTGGTTCGTGCTCAATTCGAAGCCGTGATGGGAGACCTGCGGCCCGCGGCCGCCAAGACCGGCGCCCTCGGAAGCGAAGCGGTCATCGGCACCGTCGCCGAAGCGCTCTCCGAGCGTCCCATCGACAAACTCGTCGTCGATCCGGTCATTGTCTCGAAGCACGGGGATCCGCTCATGCCCGAGCGTGCCCAGCGCATGATCCGCGACCGGATGCTCGAAGGTGCGATGTTGGTCACGCCCAACCGTCACGAGGCCGAGGCGCTTTGCGGCCGCGAGGTCGGCAACGTCGCCTCGATGAAAGAGGCGGCCAAGCGCATCTACGACTTCGGGGTACAGCACGTGCTTATCAAGGGCGCACACTTCGACAAGATCGTGCGCGATATCTTCTTCGACGGCACCGGCTTTATCGAATTCGGCGCCGACCGCATCGACAGCAGCCGCGTACACGGCTCGGGATGCGTCTATTCGGCCGTCATCACGGCCCGTTTGGCGCTCGAGGACGAACTGCCCGAGGCGATTGGCTTTGCCCGCGACTTTATCAGCAAAGCCATCGAGAACGCGCCGCTAGTGGGTCGAGGCATCGCTCCCGTCAACCCGATGCACGAGTACTGGACGTAA